GGCATTTATGATTACGGCAATTCTAGGGATTATCTCGTTCCCAGTTTTGTTGTCGGCAGCGTTGCTTTTGATTTTTGATCGTCATTTCGGTACAAGCTTCTACCTTTCAGAGATTTATATTAACGGTGAAGCCTTACCAAACGTGGGTGGCAGTCCGATTTTGTTTCAGCACTTGTTCTGGTTTTTAGGCCACCCGGAAGTATATATCGTATTGCTTCCTGCCTTAGGAATTACCTCAGAAATTATTGCTACAAATTCACGTAAGCCTATCTTTGGTTACCGTGCGATGATTGCCTCACTGATGGCTATCGCATTCCTTGCCTTTATTGTATGGGCTCACCATATGTTTGTAACGGGAATGAACCCATTCTTAGGTTCCATCTTTATGTTTTTAACGCTGATTATTGCAGTACCTTCAGCCGTAAAAGCGTTCAACTACATTACAACCTTATGGCGTGGTAATATCGTATTTACACCGGCAATGCTTTTCTCCATTGGATTGGTGTCGTTGTTCGTATCCGGTGGATTAACGGGGATCATCTTGGGTAACTCGGCATTGGATATTCAATTGCACGATACATACTTTGTAGTTGCTCACTTTCACATTGTAATGGGGGCTGCTTCGGCCTTTGGATTCTTTGCCGGTATTTACCACTGGTATCCTAAAATGTTTGGCCGAATGATGAATAATACGATGGGGCAACTTCACTTCTGGTTGACTTTTGCCGGGGTTTATTTGGTGTTTTTCCCAATGCACTACATCGGTATCGCAGGTTTTCCCCGTCGTTATTATCAATTCACAAGCTTTGACTTTGGTAAATCATTCACAGACCTTAATATGTTTGTGAGTATTGCGGCTATCTTTACATTTTTTGCTCAGTTTATCTTCCTTTGGAATTTCTTCTACAGCATGTTCAAAGGTAAAGTAGCACCAATGAATCCATGGCAATCAAATACGCTCGAATGGACCACTCCTGTCAACGTTGGACATGGTAACTGGGTAGGGGAAATTCCTGCGGTATATCGTTGGCCATATGATTACAGCAAACCCGGTTCAGACGTAGATTTTATTCCGCAAAACGTACCCCATTCT
Above is a window of Runella slithyformis DSM 19594 DNA encoding:
- a CDS encoding cytochrome c oxidase subunit I, which translates into the protein MSVVEANLEHDVHAHDEHEHHEELNFWRKYIFSEDHKVIAKQYMITGIFWAIIGAAMSVVFRIQLGFPGADISWMKPILGKWITESGALDPNFYLALVTMHGTIMVFFVLTAGLSGTFSNFLIPLQVGARDMASGFLNMLSFWFFFVSSVLMFASIFLETGPAAGGWVVYPPLSALPQAHDGSKMGMTLWLLSMAIFIMSSLLGSLNYVTTIINLRTRGMTFTRLPLTIWAFMITAILGIISFPVLLSAALLLIFDRHFGTSFYLSEIYINGEALPNVGGSPILFQHLFWFLGHPEVYIVLLPALGITSEIIATNSRKPIFGYRAMIASLMAIAFLAFIVWAHHMFVTGMNPFLGSIFMFLTLIIAVPSAVKAFNYITTLWRGNIVFTPAMLFSIGLVSLFVSGGLTGIILGNSALDIQLHDTYFVVAHFHIVMGAASAFGFFAGIYHWYPKMFGRMMNNTMGQLHFWLTFAGVYLVFFPMHYIGIAGFPRRYYQFTSFDFGKSFTDLNMFVSIAAIFTFFAQFIFLWNFFYSMFKGKVAPMNPWQSNTLEWTTPVNVGHGNWVGEIPAVYRWPYDYSKPGSDVDFIPQNVPHSQTPESNFPHENAYIAQEKEIEAQNYNDQFQAH